From Triticum aestivum cultivar Chinese Spring chromosome 4A, IWGSC CS RefSeq v2.1, whole genome shotgun sequence, a single genomic window includes:
- the LOC123087293 gene encoding uncharacterized protein has protein sequence MGEGAPCSFMPRRRGVLWRGLGLGRRRKLQVARLGGGSGRAGGGRGRCRGLLRRLRLRWLRRAVRKLAAVYMAALKGPPASCPAWGGVEPCFATPFVFVPNTRPFL, from the coding sequence ATGGGGGAGGGCGCGCCATGCAGCTTCATGCCGCGGCGCCGGGGGGTGCTGTGGCGCGGCCTCGGGCTCGGCCGGCGCCGTAAGCTCCAGGTCGCCCggctcggcggcggcagtggcagggCAGGCGGTGGCCGTGGCCGTTGCCGCGGGCTCCTGCGGCGCCTCCGCCTGCGCTGGCTCCGCCGTGCCGTCCGCAAGCTGGCCGCGGTCTACATGGCGGCGCTGAAAGGCCCGCCGGCGTCGTGCCCGGCGTGGGGCGGCGTGGAGCCGTGCTTCGCCACGCCGTTCGTCTTCGTCCCCAACACGCGGCCTTTCTTGTGA